The following proteins are encoded in a genomic region of Cryptomeria japonica chromosome 11, Sugi_1.0, whole genome shotgun sequence:
- the LOC131067134 gene encoding CEN-like protein 1 yields the protein MMSRLLKPLKSAEVIGDVVDVFTPSVKMSVVYNTNMEVHNGFEFMPSSIISPPRVQLLDTDPATFFTLIMTDPDSPSPSDPSGREYLHWIVSDIPGTKSNSFGREIVSYENPRAIIGIHRYVFVLFKQNGRGTVDSPQSRQHFKTRQFAERNGLGSPVAVVYFNARKETAARFR from the exons ATGATGTCTAGATTGCTAAAACCGCTGAAATCTGCCGAAGTGATTGGAGATGTTGTGGATGTGTTTACTCCATCAGTAAAGATGAGCGTGGTGTACAACACAAACATGGAGGTCCACAATGGCTTTGAGTTCATGCCTTCCTCTATCATTTCCCCACCTCGAGTTCAACTTCTTGACACTGATCCCGCCACATTTTTCACTCTG ATCATGACAGATCCAGATTCACCAAGTCCTAGCGATCCTAGTGGACGCGAGTATCTCCACTG GATAGTGAGCGATATTCCGGGGACAAAGTCTAACTCTTTTG GTCGAGAAATTGTGAGCTATGAGAATCCAAGGGCGATAATTGGGATCCATCGATATGTATTTGTATTGTTCAAGCAAAATGGAAGGGGAACAGTTGATTCCCCTCAGTCACGGCAGCATTTCAAGACTCGGCAGTTTGCAGAGAGAAATGGATTGGGATCGCCTGTTGCAGTGGTTTATTTCAATGCCCGGAAAGAGACAGCGGCTAGGTTTCGTTGA